The Schistocerca cancellata isolate TAMUIC-IGC-003103 chromosome 4, iqSchCanc2.1, whole genome shotgun sequence genome contains a region encoding:
- the LOC126184122 gene encoding uncharacterized protein LOC126184122, producing the protein MEKDANMGKTQIWGKCIYGENANMGKTQIWGKRKYGENANMAKTQIWRKRKYGENANMGKTQIWGKRKYGENANTNIWGRCKYGENANMGKTQIWIKRRYEENADMEKTQIWGKRRYGENADMGKTQIWGTRKYGDNANMGKMQIWQKRKYGENANMGKTQIWGKRKYGENVNMEKTQIWQKRKYGKNENVANT; encoded by the coding sequence ATggagaaagacgcaaatatggggaaaacgcaaatatggggaaaatgcatatatggggaaaacgcaaatatggggaaaacgcaaatatggggaaaacgaaaatatggggaaaacgcaaatatggcaaaaacgcaaatatggcgaaaacgaaaatatggggaaaacgcaaatatggggaaaacgcaaatatggggaaaacgcaaatatggcgaaaacgcaaatacgAACATATGGGgaagatgcaaatatggggaaaacgcaaatatggggaaaacgcaaatatggataaAACGCAGATATGAGGAAAACGCAGATATGGagaaaacgcagatatggggaaagcgcagatatggggaaaacgcagatatggggaaaacgcaaatatggggaacacgcaaatatggggataacgcaaatatggggaaaatgcaaatatggcaaaaacgcaaatatggggaaaacgcaaatatggggaaaacgcaaatatggggaaaacgcaaatatggcgaaaatgtaaatatggaaaaaacgcaaatatggcaaaaacgcaaatatggcaaaaacgaaaatgtggcaaaTACGTAA
- the LOC126184121 gene encoding uncharacterized protein LOC126184121, producing MAKTHGKNANMAKTQIWQKRTYGKNAHTGKTHIREKRTCGKNAHAGKTHIWGERSYGKNAHKGKTHIMEKRTYGKTQIWNKFKYGRNANMGNRKYGKNANMGKPQGTQIWERRKYGKRRKYGERRNYGERRNYGERRNYGERRNYG from the exons atggcaaaaacgcatggcaaaaacgcaaatatggcaaaaacgcaaatatggcaaaaacgtacatatgggaaaaacgcacatacgggaaaaacgcacatacgggaaaaacgcacatgcgggaaaaacgcacatgcgggaaaaacgcacatatggggagaACGCTCATACGGAAAAAACgcacataagggaaaaacgcacataatggaaaaacgcacatacggaaaaacgcaaatatggaataaattcaaatatgggagaaacgcaaatatgggtaatcgcaaatatgggaaaaatgctaatatgggaaaaccgcag ggaacgcaaatatgggaaagacgcaaatatgggaaaagacgcaaatatggggaaagacgcaattatggggaaagacgcaattatggggaaagacgcaattatggggaaagacgcaattatgggtaa
- the LOC126184120 gene encoding translation initiation factor IF-2-like encodes MEKRTYGKTQIWNKFKYGRNANMGNRKYGKNANMGKPQGTQIWERRKYGKRRKYGERRNYGERRNYGERRNYGERRNYGERRKYGERRKYGEKRKHGENANMGKTHIWGKRKYGENANMGKTKIWGKRKYGENANLAKNANMGKTQIWGKRKYGKITNMGKTQI; translated from the exons atggaaaaacgcacatacggaaaaacgcaaatatggaataaattcaaatatggcagaaacgcaaatatgggtaatcgcaaatatgggaaaaacgctaatatgggaaaaccgcag ggaacgcaaatatgggaaagacgcaaatatggaaaaagacgcaaatatggggaaagacgcaattatggggaaagacgcaattatggggaaagacgcaattatggggaaagacgcaattatggggaaagacgcaaatatggggaaagacgcaaatatggagaaaaacgcaaacatggggaaaacgcaaatatggggaaaacgcatatatggggaaaacgtaaatatggggaaaacgcaaatatggggaaaacgaaaatatggggaaaacgcaaatatggggaaaacgcaaatttggcaaaaaacgcaaatatggggaaaacgcaaatatggggaaaacgcaaatatgggaaaatcacaaatatgggaaaaacgcaaatatag